From the genome of Vitis riparia cultivar Riparia Gloire de Montpellier isolate 1030 chromosome 2, EGFV_Vit.rip_1.0, whole genome shotgun sequence, one region includes:
- the LOC117905916 gene encoding pentatricopeptide repeat-containing protein At4g19440, chloroplastic, which yields MPSKPLKNPISCLHQSMDLRITLLPKPTPIFSPIARPLTCVTSAAPHPPSPLPSQNQPPSSDHALLKSVTSILSNPSLDSTQCKQLIPHLSPHQFDSVFFSVRSNVNPKTALNFFYFASDSCGFRFTLRSYCVLMRSLIVSGFVSPARLLLIRLIDRKLPVLFGDPKNRHIEIASAMADLNEVGESGVAVAAVDLLIHVYCTQFRNVGFRNAIGVFRFLANKGVFPTVKTCTFLLSSLVKANELEKSYWVFETMRRAVSPDVYLFSSAINAFCKGGKVEDAIQLFFEMEKLGVSPNVVTYNNLIHGLCKHGNLDEAFRFKEKMVKDGVNATLITYSVLINGLMKLEKFNEANSVLKEMLEKGFTPNEVVYNTMIDGYCKMGNLRDALRIRGDMVSKGINPNSVTLNSIIQGFCKIGQMEQAECILEEMLSRGFSINPGAFSSIIHWLCMNSRFESALRFLREMLLRNMRPNDGLLTTLVGGLCKEGKHSDAVELWFRLLEKGFGANLVTTNALIHGLCKTGNMQEAVRLLKKMLERGLVLDKITYNTLISGCCKEGKVEEGFKLRGEMVKQGIEPDTFTYNLLIHGMCRIGKLDEAVNLWNECKSSDLVPNVYTYGVMIDGYCKADKIEEGEKLLTELLTQNLELNSVVYNTLIRAYCRNGNTVEAFKLHDDMRSKGIPPTTATYSSLIHGMCNIGRMEDAKCLIDEMRKEGLLPNVVCYTALIGGYCKLGQMDKVVNVLQEMSSYDIHPNKITYTVMIDGYSKSGDMKTAAKLLHEMVGKGIVPDTVTYNVLTNGFCKEGKIEEGFKICDYMSQEGLPLDEITYTTLVHGWQQPSALTNQE from the coding sequence ATGCCCTCTAAACCCTTAAAAAACCCCATTTCGTGTTTACATCAATCCATGGATTTGAGAATAACCCTCctcccaaaacccactccaatcTTCTCCCCAATCGCACGCCCCCTTACCTGTGTCACCTCCGCTGCCCCACATCCACCGTCGCCATTGCCGTCCCAGAATCAGCCTCCTTCTTCGGATCATGCTCTTCTCAAATCGGTAACTTCAATTCTCTCAAACCCATCTCTGGATTCCACTCAGTGTAAACAACTCATACCCCATTTGTCTCCTCATCAATTCGATTCTGTATTCTTCTCCGTAAGAAGTAATGTTAACCCCAAAACtgctttgaatttcttttattttgcttcTGATTCATGTGGGTTTCGATTCACTCTTCGATCATACTGTGTTTTGATGCGTAGTTTGATTGTTTCGGGCTTTGTCTCTCCCGCTAGGCTGCTTTTGATCCGTTTAATCGATCGGAAGCTGCCCGTTTTGTTCGGGGACCCGAAAAATAGGCACATTGAGATAGCCAGTGCAATGGCGGATTTGAATGAGGTTGGCGAGTCGGGAGTTGCGGTTGCGGCAGTTGATTTGTTGATTCATGTCTATTGTACCCAATTCAGGAATGTGGGTTTCCGGAATGCTATTGGTGTTTTCCGGTTTTTGGCTAATAAGGGTGTGTTTCCAACTGTGAAGACTTGTACCTTTTTGTTGAGTTCTTTAGTTAAGGCGAATGAACTCGAAAAGAGTTATTGGGTGTTTGAGACTATGCGCCGAGCTGTTTCTCCAGATGTTTACTTGTTTAGCTCTGCAATTAATGCCTTTTGTAAGGGAGGGAAGGTTGAGGATGCTATTCAGTTGTTTTTTGAGATGGAGAAGTTGGGTGTTTCTCCGAATGTTGTTACATATAATAATCTTATTCATGGTTTATGCAAGCATGGGAATTTAGATGAGGCTTTTCGATTCAAGGAGAAAATGGTGAAAGATGGCGTGAACGCTACTCTTATAACTTACAGCGTTCTTATTAATGGTTTGATGAAATTGGAAAAGTTTAATGAAGCAAATTCTGTTTTGAAGGAAATGTTGGAAAAGGGGTTTACACCGAATGAGGTTGTTTATAACACAATGATTGATGGATACTGTAAAATGGGAAACCTTAGGGATGCATTGAGGATAAGGGGTGATATGGTCTCCAAGGGAATCAACCCCAATTCAGTTACTCTTAATTCAATCATCCAGGGATTTTGCAAGATTGGGCAGATGGAACAAGCTGAGTGCATTTTGGAGGAGATGCTATCGAGAGGATTCTCTATAAACCCTGGTGCTTTTTCTTCGATTATTCACTGGTTATGTATGAATTCTAGGTTTGAGTCTGCACTAAGATTCCTCAGGGAGATGCTATTAAGAAATATGAGACCCAATGATGGGTTGCTGACCACATTGGTGGGTGGGCTTTGTAAGGAGGGTAAACACTCAGATGCAGTGGAACTTTGGTTTAGGCTCTTGGAGAAAGGCTTTGGAGCCAATTTAGTGACCACAAATGCTCTAATTCATGGACTTTGCAAAACGGGTAATATGCAAGAGGCTGTTAGGCTTCTCAAGAAGATGTTAGAAAGAGGTTTGGTATTGGATAAGATCACATACAACACACTCATCTCAGGGTGTTGCAAGGAGGGAAAGGTTGAGGAAGGTTTTAAATTGAGGGGAGAAATGGTTAAGCAAGGAATTGAACCAGACACTTTTACTTACAATTTGCTGATACACGGGATGTGTCGTATTGGTAAATTGGACGAAGCTGTGAACCTTTGGAATGAATGTAAAAGTAGTGATCTAGTTCCAAATGTTTATACATATGGTGTCATGATTGATGGATATTGTAAGGCTGACAAAATTGAGGAGGGAGAAAAACTCTTGACTGAGTTGCTCACTCAGAATTTGGAACTGAATTCTGTTGTTTATAATACACTTATCAGAGCATACTGTCGAAATGGGAATACAGTGGAGGCCTTTAAACTTCATGATGACATGAGAAGCAAGGGTATTCCACCAACTACAGCCACATATTCTTCTCTAATACATGGAATGTGCAATATTGGACGCATGGAGGATGCGAAATGCCTTATTGATGAAATGAGAAAGGAGGGTTTGCTTCCAAATGTTGTCTGTTATACTGCACTAATTGGTGGTTACTGTAAGCTAGGTCAGATGGATAAAGTGGTGAATGTCTTGCAGGAAATGTCTTCATATGACATACACCCTAATAAAATTACGTACACTGTCATGATTGATGGATATTCCAAATCAGGTGATATGAAAACAGCAGCTAAGCTTCTACATGAAATGGTAGGAAAAGGAATTGTCCCAGACACTGTCACTTATAATGTCTTGACAAATGGGTTTTGCAAGGAAGGGAAGATAGAAGAAGGTTTTAAAATATGTGATTATATGTCCCAGGAAGGATTACCTTTAGATGAAATTACATATACTACTTTGGTTCATGGGTGGCAACAACCATCAGCATTAACAAATCAAGAGTGA